One window from the genome of Cytophagia bacterium CHB2 encodes:
- the fabF gene encoding beta-ketoacyl-ACP synthase II: MQKRRVVVTGLGAISPLGNTVNALWDNALAGKSGVARIAKFDPVAAGVETQFAAEVKNFDPTDYIERKETRRMDPFVQFAVAAASEAIASARLDDSRIDKTRVGVVVSSGIGGLSTFEREFEKYFEKGVSRLSPFFIPMMISDMAAGHISIQHGFKGPNFAITSACASGSHAIAECFRAIERGEADVMICGGSEAAVTPMGVGGFNAMKALSTRNDDPQRASRPFDKERDGFVMGEGAGIIVLEALESAMRRGVEINGEIVGVGSTADAHHITAPAPGGEGAIRAMKRALAEAGVAPEEVQYINAHGTSTPANDKAETDAIAQVFGEQASQLNISSTKSMIGHLLGAAGAIEFILTVLSCKHDVIHPTINQITPDPECYLNYTPNEAVHRDVQVALSNSFGFGGHNVTIVVRKFVN; the protein is encoded by the coding sequence ATGCAAAAAAGACGAGTCGTCGTAACCGGCCTCGGCGCGATCTCACCGCTTGGCAATACCGTCAACGCGTTGTGGGATAATGCCCTGGCCGGCAAATCCGGCGTCGCCAGGATTGCGAAATTCGACCCGGTTGCTGCGGGCGTCGAAACGCAATTTGCCGCAGAAGTCAAGAATTTTGATCCCACCGATTACATCGAGCGCAAAGAAACGCGGCGGATGGATCCGTTCGTGCAATTTGCCGTGGCGGCAGCCTCGGAAGCCATTGCCTCCGCGCGCCTCGATGATTCCCGCATTGACAAAACCCGCGTCGGCGTCGTGGTCAGTTCGGGTATCGGCGGCTTGTCGACGTTCGAGCGAGAGTTTGAAAAATATTTTGAAAAAGGCGTTTCGCGATTAAGCCCCTTTTTCATTCCCATGATGATTTCAGATATGGCAGCCGGCCACATTTCGATTCAACACGGGTTCAAGGGGCCGAATTTCGCGATTACCTCCGCATGCGCCTCCGGCTCGCATGCTATTGCCGAATGCTTTCGCGCCATCGAACGCGGCGAGGCGGATGTCATGATTTGCGGCGGCAGCGAGGCCGCGGTCACGCCCATGGGCGTCGGCGGTTTTAATGCGATGAAAGCGCTGTCCACCCGCAACGATGATCCGCAGCGCGCCAGCCGCCCGTTTGATAAAGAACGCGACGGCTTTGTCATGGGCGAAGGCGCGGGTATTATTGTTTTGGAAGCGCTGGAAAGCGCCATGCGTCGCGGCGTTGAGATCAATGGTGAGATTGTGGGCGTCGGTTCCACTGCGGACGCGCACCACATCACCGCACCGGCGCCCGGCGGCGAGGGCGCGATTCGCGCGATGAAGCGGGCTTTGGCCGAAGCCGGCGTGGCCCCGGAGGAGGTGCAATATATCAATGCGCACGGCACCTCCACGCCCGCAAACGACAAAGCCGAAACAGACGCCATCGCGCAGGTTTTTGGCGAGCAGGCGTCTCAACTCAACATCAGTTCGACGAAGTCCATGATCGGGCATTTGCTGGGCGCGGCCGGCGCCATCGAGTTCATTCTCACGGTGCTGTCGTGCAAGCATGATGTTATTCATCCGACGATCAATCAAATCACGCCCGATCCGGAATGTTACCTCAACTACACGCCGAATGAGGCCGTTCATCGCGACGTGCAAGTCGCTCTGTCAAACTCATTCGGCTTTGGGGGACACAACGTAACGATTGTGGTGCGAAAATTTGTCAATTGA
- the sppA gene encoding signal peptide peptidase SppA: protein MKRNSINAALLFFAVIAGNTFAQPLTSYHARHAFLLAPSAAFDDGLLGFTNPANVAMLRQSETRFLWSTDGTKATSFNDWGLFWGMRGLGFSTQRQHRGDLAVTEYNLAGGFGSRAFALGMAYNWSTGDRAAFGREKLFTVGSIIRPSRFLSLGLIGNFSTESSNREGIAEIGIRPLGTPRLTLFADAAIQNGMSLSEAPWSAGAALQVLEGMHLVGRTFDSEAFTLGMTINFGKSGIGGQAHFDAGRDHAYNTYMIRAGGVKPSVVSSGKGKRYLAINLKGRMDYHKYVWFDKDTNRLYEVLNNIRAATADPQIGLLALNLSGMQIAPEHAWEIREALKQAQAAGKKLIIFIDNAEMTDYHLASVADKVVLDPEGMLTLQGFVLGRTYLKGTLEKMGLGFDEWRFFKYKSAMESLSRDSLSEGDREQLQDFVDDWYELVQREVCASRGLTPERFDQLIDNETLFTAESALRAHLVDTLARWSALSEVIKSFTGNALRSISANDLREQAEALQAWGEPPKIALVYGLGVCAMDEGIRARWLEKVFRDLAKNPAIKAVVFRVDSPGGDGMASDVVAAALKKCSEKKPVIVSQGQVAGSGGYWISMYGDTIVAGPNTITGSIGVIGGWIYDKGFSEKIGMTEDHVKRGAHADAGYGITLPLLGVRVPARNLTAEERDRIETLMKDFYETFVAKVAQGRGMSVAQVKDIAEGRIFSGIDGKANGLVDEVGGMLTALAIAQQRAGIDPGHEIEVVEIPASKGLFNFSPGLPGVKTQMANDPILQFIKFMSERNGQPMPLLVPGMYPE, encoded by the coding sequence ATGAAAAGAAATTCAATCAATGCTGCCTTGCTTTTTTTTGCGGTGATCGCCGGTAATACTTTCGCGCAGCCTCTCACGAGCTATCATGCACGCCATGCGTTTCTGTTGGCGCCGTCCGCCGCCTTTGATGACGGCCTGCTGGGTTTCACCAATCCCGCGAATGTGGCCATGCTCCGGCAAAGTGAAACGCGCTTTCTCTGGTCAACGGATGGTACGAAGGCTACTTCTTTCAATGACTGGGGGCTTTTCTGGGGCATGCGCGGATTGGGTTTTTCGACGCAACGCCAGCACCGCGGCGACCTGGCCGTCACAGAGTATAACCTCGCCGGCGGCTTCGGGTCGCGCGCATTTGCGTTGGGCATGGCTTACAACTGGTCAACGGGCGATCGCGCCGCGTTCGGTCGGGAGAAGTTGTTCACCGTTGGTTCGATCATACGGCCCTCACGTTTTCTTTCGCTGGGCTTGATCGGCAATTTTTCCACGGAAAGCAGCAATCGTGAAGGCATCGCTGAAATCGGCATTCGCCCGCTCGGCACGCCGCGGCTCACGCTGTTTGCTGATGCGGCGATACAAAACGGCATGTCTCTTTCCGAGGCGCCCTGGAGCGCAGGCGCGGCTTTGCAAGTGTTGGAAGGGATGCATCTCGTGGGGCGAACCTTCGACTCTGAGGCTTTCACGCTGGGAATGACAATCAACTTCGGCAAAAGCGGCATTGGCGGGCAGGCGCACTTTGATGCCGGACGCGATCACGCTTACAATACTTACATGATTCGCGCCGGCGGCGTGAAGCCAAGTGTTGTTTCCAGCGGCAAGGGAAAACGCTATCTCGCCATCAACCTGAAAGGCCGGATGGATTATCACAAGTATGTCTGGTTTGACAAAGACACGAACCGGCTTTACGAAGTATTAAACAACATTCGCGCCGCAACCGCAGACCCGCAGATCGGATTGCTCGCGCTCAATCTTTCCGGCATGCAAATCGCGCCGGAGCATGCTTGGGAAATCCGCGAAGCGCTCAAGCAAGCGCAAGCGGCGGGCAAAAAGCTGATCATTTTCATCGACAACGCTGAGATGACGGACTATCATTTGGCAAGTGTCGCGGATAAAGTCGTGCTGGACCCCGAGGGCATGCTCACGCTGCAAGGGTTCGTTCTGGGCCGCACCTACTTGAAAGGCACGCTCGAAAAAATGGGACTGGGGTTCGACGAGTGGCGCTTTTTCAAATACAAGTCTGCGATGGAAAGCCTCAGTCGCGACAGCCTGTCTGAAGGCGATCGCGAACAGTTGCAGGATTTCGTCGATGATTGGTATGAATTGGTGCAACGTGAGGTGTGTGCCTCGCGCGGTTTAACGCCGGAACGTTTTGATCAACTGATTGACAACGAAACCCTTTTCACGGCAGAATCGGCGTTGCGAGCGCATCTCGTCGATACGCTGGCGCGCTGGTCGGCGCTCAGCGAGGTGATCAAAAGTTTTACGGGGAATGCTTTGCGCTCGATTTCAGCGAATGACCTTCGGGAGCAAGCCGAAGCTTTGCAAGCCTGGGGCGAGCCGCCGAAGATTGCGCTGGTTTACGGCTTGGGCGTCTGCGCCATGGATGAGGGCATTCGCGCACGTTGGCTGGAAAAAGTTTTTCGGGATCTCGCCAAGAATCCCGCGATCAAAGCGGTTGTTTTTCGCGTTGATTCGCCCGGCGGCGACGGCATGGCGAGCGACGTGGTCGCCGCAGCGCTGAAAAAATGCAGCGAGAAAAAGCCCGTGATCGTGAGTCAAGGTCAGGTGGCCGGCTCCGGCGGGTATTGGATTTCGATGTATGGCGACACCATTGTGGCCGGGCCCAACACCATCACCGGTTCGATCGGCGTGATCGGCGGCTGGATTTACGACAAGGGTTTTAGCGAAAAAATCGGCATGACGGAAGATCACGTCAAGCGCGGCGCGCATGCCGATGCCGGTTATGGTATTACATTGCCGTTGCTCGGAGTGCGCGTGCCGGCGCGCAATTTGACAGCGGAAGAACGCGACCGGATCGAAACGTTGATGAAAGATTTCTATGAAACGTTTGTTGCCAAAGTTGCGCAAGGCCGCGGCATGTCTGTTGCGCAGGTGAAGGACATTGCCGAAGGCCGCATTTTTTCGGGCATTGATGGCAAAGCCAATGGCCTGGTGGATGAAGTCGGCGGCATGCTGACGGCGCTGGCCATTGCGCAGCAGCGCGCCGGAATTGACCCTGGTCACGAAATCGAAGTGGTCGAAATACCCGCCTCCAAAGGCCTGTTCAATTTCAGTCCGGGATTACCGGGCGTCAAAACGCAAATGGCAAATGATCCGATCCTGCAATTCATCAAATTCATGAGCGAGCGCAACGGCCAACCGATGCCGTTGCTCGTGCCAGGCATGTATCCGGAGTGA
- the rnc gene encoding ribonuclease III: MLSLLRQFFTRRNGKTGGTGSAAQIKEFCKTIDYRFRRAELLVQALKHRSYLPQVNERRSHSNERLELLGDAVLGLVVTEYLYRKFPEKEEGDITAIKSLLVSRKILTRIARKLDLGKFVLMSESEDFSGGRVRPSIIADAYEAVIGAVYLDGGIEQARAFIKQTLLSEMEQILSEEQHRNFKSILLELSQSRNMGTPYYNVLSEEGPDHNKIFTVEVRIQNRTMGMGVGNSKKRAEQNAAQHALSQLL, from the coding sequence ATGCTGAGTCTACTCCGACAGTTTTTCACCAGGAGGAACGGAAAAACGGGAGGGACGGGTAGCGCGGCGCAGATCAAGGAATTCTGCAAAACCATCGACTATCGCTTCCGCCGAGCGGAGTTGCTGGTGCAGGCGCTCAAGCACCGCTCGTACCTGCCGCAAGTCAATGAACGCCGTTCACACTCGAACGAGCGTCTGGAGTTGTTGGGGGATGCCGTACTCGGCCTCGTCGTCACCGAATACCTCTATCGCAAATTCCCGGAAAAAGAAGAAGGCGATATCACGGCGATCAAATCCCTGCTGGTCAGCCGCAAAATCCTAACCCGCATCGCGCGCAAACTCGATCTCGGCAAATTCGTGCTGATGAGCGAGTCGGAAGATTTTTCCGGCGGTCGCGTGCGGCCCTCGATTATCGCCGATGCTTATGAAGCCGTGATCGGGGCGGTTTATCTCGATGGCGGCATTGAGCAGGCGCGCGCCTTCATCAAGCAAACGTTGCTCAGCGAGATGGAGCAAATTCTAAGCGAAGAGCAGCATCGCAACTTCAAAAGCATTCTGCTCGAACTCTCGCAAAGCCGCAACATGGGAACGCCCTACTACAACGTGCTCTCCGAAGAAGGCCCTGATCACAACAAAATTTTCACCGTTGAAGTCCGCATTCAAAACCGCACCATGGGCATGGGCGTAGGCAATTCCAAAAAGCGCGCCGAGCAGAATGCCGCCCAGCATGCCTTGTCGCAATTGCTGTAA